One Thalassotalea hakodatensis DNA segment encodes these proteins:
- the thiI gene encoding tRNA uracil 4-sulfurtransferase ThiI produces MRFIIKLQAEIAIKSRPVRKRFTKILESNIKNVLRRVDEQVTSKINWDSIEVNSKNNSVENREKLVNALTCIPGVAMIIEVQQREFTDLHDIFEKTLEVHGKHIENKTFCVRVKRTGEHDFSSLQAEQYVGGGLNQAVDSAKVQLKKPDVTVRLEIKHKDLFIVTERHKGLGGFPIATQEDVLSLMSGGFDSGVSSYQMIKKGARTHYCFFNLGGSAHEVGVKEVSHFLWNKFGASHRVKFFAVDFEPVVAEILENIENGQMGVILKRMMMRAAAKIAEKRGIQALVTGEALGQVSSQTLTNLNVIDRVTDTLILRPLAAYDKQDIIDIARAIGTEDFAKTIPEYCGVISKKPTVKAVLSKIEAEEENFDFSILDRVVEETRIFDIKDIGEQTEQEIHAVEEVSELGDGAIVLDIRSPEEEDERPLEIEHVTVQHLPFFKLATQFGDLDQTKQYYLYCEQGVMSKLQALYLIDIGFENVKVYRP; encoded by the coding sequence ATGAGATTTATTATTAAGCTTCAGGCTGAAATTGCGATTAAAAGTAGACCTGTACGTAAACGTTTCACTAAGATTTTAGAATCAAATATAAAAAACGTTTTACGTCGCGTAGATGAGCAGGTTACGTCAAAAATTAATTGGGACAGTATTGAAGTAAATAGTAAAAATAACTCTGTAGAAAATCGCGAAAAATTAGTGAACGCATTAACGTGTATTCCTGGGGTTGCGATGATCATTGAAGTGCAACAACGTGAATTTACCGATTTACATGACATCTTTGAAAAAACACTTGAAGTACACGGCAAACATATTGAAAACAAAACTTTTTGTGTACGTGTAAAACGTACCGGAGAACATGATTTTTCTTCACTACAAGCTGAGCAATATGTTGGCGGCGGGCTTAATCAAGCAGTTGACTCTGCAAAAGTACAACTGAAAAAACCTGATGTAACCGTTCGGTTAGAAATCAAGCATAAAGATTTGTTTATTGTCACTGAACGTCATAAAGGCTTGGGCGGGTTTCCAATTGCAACTCAAGAAGATGTTCTTTCGTTAATGTCTGGTGGATTTGATTCAGGTGTTTCAAGTTATCAAATGATCAAAAAAGGCGCACGTACCCATTACTGCTTTTTTAATCTAGGTGGCTCGGCGCACGAAGTAGGTGTGAAAGAAGTAAGCCATTTTCTGTGGAATAAATTCGGAGCATCACATCGAGTAAAGTTTTTTGCAGTTGATTTTGAACCTGTTGTTGCCGAAATTTTAGAAAACATTGAAAACGGTCAAATGGGCGTAATTTTAAAGCGTATGATGATGCGCGCGGCTGCAAAAATTGCTGAAAAACGTGGTATACAAGCGCTTGTTACCGGTGAAGCATTAGGGCAAGTTTCTAGTCAAACCTTGACTAATTTAAATGTCATTGATCGTGTGACTGACACATTAATATTACGTCCGTTAGCTGCTTATGATAAACAAGATATTATCGATATTGCACGCGCAATTGGCACCGAAGATTTTGCTAAAACTATTCCTGAATATTGTGGTGTGATTTCTAAAAAGCCAACAGTTAAAGCGGTACTATCGAAAATAGAAGCGGAAGAAGAAAATTTTGATTTTTCCATTCTTGATCGGGTTGTTGAAGAAACTCGAATTTTTGACATAAAAGACATAGGTGAGCAAACCGAGCAAGAAATTCATGCCGTTGAAGAAGTATCTGAGCTAGGTGACGGTGCTATTGTATTAGATATTCGAAGCCCAGAAGAAGAAGACGAGCGCCCGCTTGAAATAGAGCATGTAACCGTGCAACATTTACCGTTTTTTAAATTAGCCACCCAATTTGGTGACTTAGATCAAACCAAACAATATTATTTGTATTGTGAACAAGGAGTAATGAGCAAGTTACAGGCTCTATACTTGATTGATATTGGCTTTGAAAACGTTAAGGTTTACCGGCCTTAA
- a CDS encoding ketopantoate reductase family protein, translating to MKIVVIGQGAIGLLWYSHLVITKHSPALLCSQRAVITDTNMSLTTYDNQLSVIPLNIINKEQLQLADIVLLCLKAYDILPALKQYQAYLNEKATVILCHNGIIAPSDIHAVLAKQTVLTLLTTHGSKKTDNFAITHTGKGQSQLGKLQQVTKAEHQTPTTILNQALPSVIWQDNIAYHQWIKLAINCVINPITALNNIDNGELLKPQYQALINKICYEITQVAAAENIKLELQQLINNVLKVASITANNCSSMRADFQQNKATEIEHINGYIVELAKQHQLEVPNNLSLYQQVSQAY from the coding sequence ATGAAAATAGTCGTAATAGGACAAGGTGCAATCGGTTTATTATGGTATTCACACTTAGTTATCACTAAGCATTCCCCAGCATTATTATGTTCACAACGTGCAGTTATTACTGACACTAATATGTCACTGACCACCTACGATAATCAGTTATCGGTGATACCACTTAACATCATAAATAAAGAACAACTTCAACTTGCAGATATCGTACTCTTGTGTTTAAAGGCTTATGATATTTTACCTGCATTAAAGCAGTATCAAGCTTACTTAAATGAAAAAGCAACGGTCATTTTATGCCATAACGGCATTATTGCACCAAGCGATATTCATGCTGTACTAGCTAAGCAAACTGTCCTTACCTTGCTTACTACCCATGGCAGCAAAAAAACGGATAACTTTGCTATCACCCATACAGGTAAAGGTCAAAGCCAACTAGGTAAGTTGCAACAGGTAACAAAAGCAGAACATCAAACACCAACAACTATATTGAATCAAGCCTTACCGAGTGTAATTTGGCAGGATAATATTGCTTATCATCAATGGATAAAATTAGCCATCAATTGCGTAATAAACCCCATTACTGCACTCAATAATATTGATAACGGTGAATTACTCAAGCCACAGTACCAAGCGTTAATAAATAAAATTTGTTATGAAATTACGCAAGTCGCTGCGGCGGAAAATATCAAACTAGAATTGCAGCAATTGATCAACAATGTGCTTAAGGTTGCATCAATTACTGCTAACAATTGTTCCTCAATGCGAGCGGATTTTCAACAAAATAAAGCCACTGAAATTGAACATATCAATGGCTATATTGTAGAGTTGGCAAAGCAACATCAACTAGAAGTACCAAATAACTTGTCACTGTATCAACAAGTCAGCCAAGCATACTAA